One stretch of Pieris brassicae chromosome 8, ilPieBrab1.1, whole genome shotgun sequence DNA includes these proteins:
- the LOC123713613 gene encoding organic cation transporter protein isoform X2, which yields MDKEHALEEMMGKLGDFGKYQAFQFFLHILAAMTAGLHMLSLVTVAAVPEHRCFLSGIDSSNYTEAWNSSLVLEAIPLNEHGRLDSCKVYGENKTLEECTSWVYDTQYFTSSRGIEWDFVCSRRWMGAAAQTAYMFGVVIGSIVLGRLCDKIGRKTVFVWAGILQLIFAASVAFSTDYYMFVTIRFLYGIFGSGSYIAGFVLTMELVGPSRRTLCGVTFQIMFAIGIMLIAAWGYLIDNRFYLQIVYASHAIILLPHWFLMDESPRWLWTQGRARECVAIIKKALKMNNSSETIDASSLVSQCKAKNAKYANEEAAGTLDLFKSPNMLKKTLIICGCWFANSVVYYGLSLNTGKLNGNPYFIFFLMGVVEMPSYVIIMLYLDRVGHRALISAMMLFGGIACVAVVALPHGSMAATVVVMIGKLFISGSYSIIYKYSAELFPTVIRSSGVGLGSMCASVSGALTPLISLLDTLNPKIPTFVFAVLALLSGFSAFFLPETIGRDLPQSIEDGEKFGVGDNCFTNCSGRRMSVDSVDVPETMVPLDGEKKQ from the exons ATGGATAAGGAACACGCCCTTGAGGAGATGATGGGAAAGCTTG GTGATTTCGGGAAGTACCAAGCGTTCCAGTTCTTCCTGCACATCCTGGCGGCTATGACAGCTGGACTTCATATGCTGTCCTTGGTCACGGTGGCGGCAGTACCAGAGCACAG GTGTTTCCTGTCTGGAATAGACAGTTCTAATTATACGGAAGCCTGGAACTCTTCCTTGGTTCTTGAAGCTATACCATTGAATGAACATGGAAGACTGGATTCTTGTAAGGTATACGGAGAAAATAAGACCCTAGAGGAATGCACATCTTGGGTATACGATACACAATACTTTACCTCTTCTCGTGGTATTGAATGGGATTTTGTGTGCAGTAGGCGCTGGATGGGGGCAGCTGCGCAGACGGCCTATATGTTTGGCGTCGTCATTGGATCGATCGTCCTCGGTCGGTTGTGTGATAAAATCGGACGAAAAACCGTCTTTGTCTGGGCGGGAATTCTTCAGTTGATATTTGCTGCCTCAGTAGCTTTCTCGACcgattattatatgtttgtaaCGATACGATTTCTATACGGTATATTTGGGTCCGGCTCATACATCGCAGGATTCGTACTTACTATGGAACTCGTAGGACCAAGCAGGCGTACGTTGTGTGGCGTCACTTTCCAAATTATGTTTGCGATTGGTATAATGCTCATTGCGGCGTGGGGATATCTCATAGACAATAGATTCtatttacaaattgtttatgcATCGCACGCGATTATTCTTTTACCTCATTGGTTTTTAATGGACGAATCTCCAAGGTGGCTTTGGACGCAAGGCAGAGCCCGTGAATGCGTagctataattaaaaaggctTTGAAAATGAATAATTCTTCCGAAACGATTGACGCGTCGTCGCTAGTCTCTCAGTGTAAAGCTAAGAACGCCAAATATGCAAATGAAGAAGCGGCGGGAACTCTTGACCTTTTCAAGTCACCAAATATGCTCAAAAAAACCTTGATAATTTGCGGTTGTTGGTTTGCGAATTCAGTTGTTTATTACGGGCTGTCGTTGAACACTGGAAAGTTAAATGGAAATccatactttatatttttccttatGGGCGTGGTAGAGATGCCTAGCTATGTGATTATTATGCTTTATCTAGACCGCGTTGGACACAGAGCGCTTATAAGTGCAATGATGTTGTTTGGAGGAATTGCTTGCGTTGCCGTTGTGGCCTTGCCGCACGGATCCATGGCCGCGACGGTGGTCGTCATGATTGGAAAGCTATTTATTTCCGGATCCTATTCaatcatttacaaatattCGGCTGAGTTGTTCCCTACTGTTATCCGTAGTTCCGGTGTTGGTTTGGGAAGTATGTGCGCAAGTGTATCGGGAGCTTTGACGCCATTGATAAGTTTATTAGACACTTTGAATCCTAAAATACCGACATTTGTTTTTGCAGTGTTAGCTTTATTATCAGGGTTTTCGGCATTTTTCCTTCCCGAGACAATTGGGAGAGACTTGCCGCAGTCAATAGAAGATGGGGAAAAGTTCGGCGTTGGTGATAACTGTTTTACTAATTGTAGCGGACGACGCATGAGTGTAGATTCTGTTGACGTACCCGAAACCATGGTACCTTTAGACGGAGAGAAAAAACAATAA